From candidate division KSB1 bacterium, the proteins below share one genomic window:
- a CDS encoding MFS transporter: protein MAARTTAVEFSSSVAIAPGTKVWGGRDTARCVPTRPRRLTTLSWALYDLANTIFSMNIVSLYYSLYVVNVMHAPDAAYGYANGISMGLMFLTAPFLGALSDQYGKRKPFLILSTLACVSLTFFLGVKALLPSLALFVGANYAFEAGLVFYDSLLPEVSTPENRGRVGGLGIGLGYLGSFIGVGTGLLMLERIGYSGIFRLSAVLFLLFALPCFLFVRERGVTVARTPSAPLSRARNAVRQVLGTIREVKRFPGLGRFLIGRLFYADAVNTVIVFMGIYVTNEVGYSERGAQVLLLGAIGAAVLGGILWGMVVDRRGPKRTLDTVLILWIATLLGILMLAVLDLPRGLFWPLACAAGVALGGTWASDRPLMLALSPPEKVGEFYGLYSMVGRFASITGPVLWGVIVNELGLGRPAAVLALSLLVMVGFLILRPVRDDHNLARE from the coding sequence GTGGCGGCACGTACCACGGCGGTAGAGTTTTCCTCCTCTGTTGCGATCGCCCCAGGCACAAAGGTCTGGGGAGGGAGAGATACGGCCCGTTGCGTCCCCACCCGGCCCAGGCGCCTCACCACTCTGTCGTGGGCCCTGTACGACCTGGCCAATACGATCTTCTCGATGAATATCGTGTCGCTCTATTACTCGCTGTACGTGGTCAACGTAATGCATGCCCCCGACGCGGCCTACGGCTACGCCAATGGCATCTCCATGGGCCTGATGTTCCTGACCGCTCCGTTCCTGGGCGCCCTTTCGGACCAGTACGGCAAGCGAAAGCCCTTCCTGATTCTCTCCACCCTGGCCTGCGTATCCCTGACTTTCTTTCTCGGGGTAAAGGCGTTGCTGCCCTCCCTCGCCCTTTTCGTGGGTGCCAACTATGCCTTTGAGGCGGGGCTCGTCTTCTACGACTCGCTCCTCCCCGAGGTGAGCACGCCTGAGAATCGTGGCCGAGTAGGAGGTCTGGGCATCGGTTTGGGCTACCTGGGCTCCTTCATCGGCGTGGGCACGGGCCTCCTGATGCTCGAGCGCATCGGCTACAGTGGCATCTTCCGTCTTAGTGCCGTGCTCTTTCTCCTCTTTGCGCTTCCCTGTTTTCTCTTCGTTCGGGAGCGAGGGGTTACAGTTGCCCGCACTCCCTCGGCCCCTCTCTCCAGAGCCCGGAACGCGGTGCGTCAAGTGTTGGGCACCATTCGGGAGGTGAAGCGGTTCCCCGGACTGGGCCGCTTTCTCATCGGACGGCTCTTTTATGCCGATGCCGTCAATACGGTCATCGTCTTCATGGGCATCTACGTGACCAACGAGGTCGGCTATTCTGAGCGGGGGGCTCAGGTCCTCCTGCTCGGCGCCATTGGCGCAGCGGTTCTGGGCGGGATTCTCTGGGGCATGGTCGTAGACCGGAGGGGCCCAAAGCGAACCCTGGACACGGTGCTGATCCTCTGGATCGCCACGCTCCTCGGCATTCTCATGCTGGCGGTACTGGATCTGCCGCGCGGGCTGTTCTGGCCTTTGGCCTGTGCTGCTGGGGTGGCGCTGGGGGGAACGTGGGCTTCCGACCGCCCCCTGATGCTGGCTCTATCCCCTCCCGAAAAGGTCGGCGAATTCTACGGACTGTACAGCATGGTCGGCCGCTTTGCCAGCATTACCGGTCCAGTGCTGTGGGGGGTGATCGTCAACGAGCTCGGATTGGGGAGACCCGCTGCTGTGCTCGCACTTTCCCTACTGGTGATGGTCGGCTTCCTGATCCTGCGACCTGTTCGTGACGACCACAACCTCGCCCGGGAATAG
- a CDS encoding ATP-binding protein, whose protein sequence is MAQEESTVQEAESSCLSVTLGLDQLEVPALVVDPTLRVKQANALFLQLTGRGPETVVGQLCHTLIGNRDCPCRQAGEKEGFTAFLRTANVGSSALLREVVVPLQGRGEALILFAPESGDAGDLAQYFQAQKLASLGVLAAGVAHELRNPLAIISTSLFFLSDVLSNDDQVVQKHLRIMQEEIEAARRTIEDLLNFARPSPNMICEVDPNQVLTQVLSLVDKELLRSDIEIRTRLGHVPMVVTSLDVLKHAFLNILTNAMQAMPNGGTLFIESELTTDAQGRPVVCVRFRDTGVGMSDEELAHALDPFFTTKPGGTGLGLSITYANLRRIGGDLRIRSKAGKGTTVELSLPVGG, encoded by the coding sequence ATGGCCCAAGAGGAGTCTACGGTACAGGAAGCGGAGTCGTCCTGCCTGTCCGTCACGCTCGGCCTCGATCAACTCGAGGTGCCGGCTCTGGTCGTGGACCCGACCCTTCGGGTGAAGCAGGCCAATGCCTTGTTCCTCCAGCTGACGGGCAGAGGGCCGGAGACCGTGGTGGGACAGCTCTGCCACACGCTGATCGGCAATCGGGATTGCCCCTGCCGGCAAGCAGGGGAAAAGGAAGGATTCACCGCTTTTCTGAGAACCGCCAATGTCGGCTCTTCCGCTCTGCTGCGGGAAGTGGTGGTCCCGCTCCAGGGGCGGGGGGAGGCGCTGATTCTCTTTGCACCGGAAAGCGGCGACGCCGGGGACCTGGCGCAGTATTTCCAGGCGCAGAAGCTCGCCTCCCTCGGCGTTCTGGCAGCAGGGGTGGCGCACGAACTCCGTAACCCTCTGGCGATCATTTCCACCTCGCTTTTCTTCCTGAGCGATGTGCTGTCAAATGACGATCAGGTTGTGCAGAAGCACCTGCGCATCATGCAGGAGGAGATCGAGGCGGCGCGTCGGACCATCGAGGATCTCCTGAATTTCGCCCGCCCCTCCCCGAACATGATCTGTGAGGTCGATCCCAACCAAGTTCTGACGCAGGTTTTGAGCCTCGTCGATAAGGAGTTGCTCCGGTCCGATATTGAGATCAGGACCCGACTGGGCCACGTGCCGATGGTGGTGACGAGCCTGGACGTTCTGAAACACGCCTTCCTGAACATCCTCACCAACGCCATGCAGGCCATGCCCAACGGGGGAACGCTGTTCATTGAGTCCGAGCTCACCACCGACGCCCAGGGGCGACCGGTCGTTTGCGTTCGCTTCCGCGACACGGGTGTCGGCATGTCCGACGAGGAGCTTGCCCACGCCCTGGATCCCTTCTTCACGACGAAACCGGGAGGTACCGGTCTGGGGCTTTCCATTACCTACGCCAATTTGCGCCGGATTGGAGGTGACCTCCGGATCCGCAGCAAAGCGGGGAAGGGGACTACCGTGGAGCTCTCCCTGCCCGTGGGAGGTTGA
- a CDS encoding sigma-54 dependent transcriptional regulator — MTPLRILLVDDEPNMLESLGDVLSREGHYVLKATDGRSAIQIADREELDLVITDVRMPGMDGMTLLRELRERVASAEVIIMTGYGTVDGAVDAMRYGAYHYLLKPFRPRMILSAVQKIAEQKSLMQESTFLNEVIQRKLGLHRLIGTSPPMQRVFQQIRTVARSDATVLITGESGTGKELVAHAIHYLSSRRDKPLIKVACASLPESLLESELFGHERGAFTSAVERRKGRFELADGGSLFLDEIGDIPPSVQAKLVRVLETREFERVGGTQTIAVDVRLIAATHKDLAALVAEGKFREDLYYRINVVPIHLPPLRERRQDIPALATYFLRYYAAKNHKPVRTIDRHALAALVRYSWPGNVRELRNYMERAVLFCKGSTVTLGDLPECVVRPSAARQRGQSVRLGTIREIERSLILNVLRETGWNLSRAAQILGVSRGTLYNKMERYGIHRPAEQEDLDQPKADP, encoded by the coding sequence ATGACGCCCTTGAGAATCCTTCTCGTGGACGACGAGCCCAACATGCTCGAGTCGCTCGGCGACGTGCTGAGCCGGGAAGGGCACTACGTTCTCAAGGCTACGGATGGCCGTTCCGCGATTCAGATCGCCGATCGAGAGGAACTCGACCTGGTGATCACCGATGTGCGGATGCCGGGCATGGATGGGATGACGCTCCTGCGGGAGTTGCGGGAGCGAGTCGCCTCCGCTGAGGTGATCATCATGACCGGATACGGCACCGTCGACGGGGCCGTGGACGCCATGCGCTACGGAGCATACCATTACCTCCTGAAGCCATTCCGACCGCGGATGATCCTCAGCGCCGTCCAGAAGATCGCCGAGCAGAAATCCCTGATGCAGGAAAGCACTTTCCTCAACGAGGTGATCCAGAGGAAGCTGGGACTGCACCGCCTCATCGGGACCTCTCCCCCGATGCAGCGCGTGTTTCAGCAGATCCGTACGGTAGCGCGCAGCGACGCCACCGTTCTCATCACCGGCGAAAGTGGCACGGGCAAGGAGCTCGTGGCGCACGCCATCCACTACCTCAGTTCCCGCCGCGATAAACCCCTGATCAAGGTCGCCTGCGCGAGCCTCCCCGAGTCGCTCCTGGAATCTGAGCTCTTCGGCCACGAGCGCGGGGCGTTCACCTCAGCCGTGGAGCGGCGAAAGGGCCGGTTCGAGCTTGCCGACGGCGGCTCGTTGTTCCTGGACGAAATCGGCGATATCCCGCCCTCCGTGCAGGCCAAGCTGGTGCGCGTCCTGGAAACGCGCGAGTTCGAACGGGTGGGCGGGACCCAGACCATTGCGGTCGACGTGCGCCTCATCGCCGCCACCCACAAGGATCTGGCCGCGCTGGTGGCCGAAGGCAAGTTCCGAGAGGACCTGTACTATCGGATCAACGTCGTTCCGATTCATCTGCCACCCCTGCGCGAGCGGAGACAGGACATCCCCGCGCTGGCCACCTATTTCCTCCGCTACTACGCCGCCAAGAACCACAAGCCGGTCCGTACCATCGACCGACATGCCCTGGCCGCCCTCGTGCGTTACTCCTGGCCAGGAAACGTGCGTGAGCTTCGGAACTATATGGAACGGGCGGTGCTTTTCTGCAAGGGGAGCACCGTTACGCTGGGTGACCTCCCCGAATGCGTGGTCCGGCCGAGCGCCGCGCGCCAGAGGGGTCAATCCGTCCGACTCGGGACCATCCGGGAGATCGAACGAAGCCTGATCCTCAACGTATTGCGCGAAACGGGCTGGAACCTGTCGCGAGCTGCCCAGATTCTGGGGGTCAGCCGCGGGACTCTATACAACAAGATGGAGCGTTACGGGATCCACCGCCCCGCAGAACAGGAAGATCTGGACCAGCCCAAAGCAGACCCGTAG
- a CDS encoding efflux RND transporter permease subunit, with product MKLVEFSIRRRVTISMLFLAGMVFGLVGLRQLPIDLLPNISYPAITIRTEYPGTAPAEVENLITKPIEEAVSVVSGVVEVTSVSRPGLSEVVVEFDWNTNMDFASLEVREKLDLLNLPRDASKPVLYRFDPSLDPIMRIGLYGEGSLVGLRLLAEKRIKQEIESLAGVAAVKVSGGLEEEIHVLIDEPRLAQLNLPITLVVSRLAQENIDLTGGRLKDGQAEYLVRTLNQFVTPDEMNNIVIARRNGVPIYLRDVARVQKSHKDRSVVTRINGREAVEVAVYKEADANTVSVARRVKQKLAELNQELSQYSGGARMQIVSDQSRFIQQSINDVLSTAVTGGLLAVIVLYLFLRNWGSTAIIGLAIPISVVVTFFLMYVSKISLNIMSLGGLALGIGMLVDNSIVVLESIDRHRSRTPDRVRASIEGTSEVGRAVIASTLTTVCVFVPIIFVKGIAGQLFSDQALTVTYSLTASLLVALTIIPMLSALSVGPGAGAELRRIVDQTERQGMGLGVRERALPAGLAAAGAAAVWAGLVVFLRGGLVLALAGLVPVSFTAVTIWYWPTFAATMERRSLVRRLRPAGVTAAFVLCVLFLLRAAGVVRLGWSVVTMVTFLMGLAAALAGGLRHAWTIYSATAMRTVSRLGGIVLRGLEFLLRPVQRAFDASFGAVRNTYPMALNWALTHRGKVLALILGLLVASLFALRFVGTELIPEMSQGEFYADVKLPAGTPLETTDRVLLRMATMAMELPEMETVYTVAGASSKSAFAASEERENIGQISFRLRPGMLGERELRAMNRVRDLLSSVPGVEMKFSRPTLFSLKTPIEVEIAGYNLQTLEELAKRVANEMSQVEGLRDIKSSTEGGNPEIQIIFDRDRLAALGLDIATIASQIRGKIQGEVATSLRRQDRKIDVRVRATEEVRESLNAVANLTVNAPGGTPVPLTALARITAEKGPAEIRRVDQQRVAVVSANVVGRDLGSAVREVQERLSRIPLPADFSLRVAGQSTEMAVSFGSMRFALLLAVFLVYLVMASQFESLIHPFVILFTIPFGLIGVVWSLLLTGQSVSVVVLIGGIVLAGIVVNNAIVLIDYANQLRARGVGKIEALKQAGQVRLRPILMTTTTTVLGLLPMTGILDKIPVLNLLPLSLGGGEGVELRAPLAITVMGGLIFGTILTLLVIPTVYATLDRKP from the coding sequence ATGAAGCTTGTGGAATTCAGCATTCGCCGCCGCGTCACAATATCGATGCTCTTCCTGGCCGGGATGGTGTTTGGCCTGGTGGGGCTGCGACAGCTGCCCATCGACCTCTTGCCCAACATCTCCTACCCGGCAATCACCATTCGGACCGAATACCCGGGCACGGCCCCGGCGGAGGTCGAGAATCTCATCACCAAGCCCATCGAAGAAGCGGTGAGCGTCGTGTCTGGGGTGGTGGAGGTTACCTCCGTCTCCAGGCCGGGCCTCTCCGAGGTGGTGGTGGAGTTCGATTGGAACACCAATATGGATTTCGCCTCACTCGAGGTGCGGGAGAAGCTGGACCTGCTCAATCTGCCGAGGGACGCCAGCAAGCCGGTCCTTTACCGCTTCGACCCCTCCCTCGATCCGATCATGCGCATTGGCCTATACGGAGAGGGAAGTCTCGTAGGCCTGCGGCTTCTGGCGGAGAAGCGGATCAAACAGGAGATTGAGAGCCTGGCGGGCGTGGCCGCCGTGAAGGTGAGCGGTGGCCTGGAAGAGGAGATCCACGTCCTGATCGATGAGCCGCGCCTGGCACAGCTGAACCTCCCGATCACGCTTGTCGTCTCCCGTCTGGCGCAGGAGAACATTGACCTGACGGGTGGGCGACTCAAGGACGGGCAGGCCGAGTATCTGGTGCGCACCCTCAATCAATTCGTGACGCCGGACGAGATGAACAACATCGTCATTGCCCGCCGTAACGGCGTTCCGATTTACCTCAGGGATGTGGCGCGGGTCCAGAAGTCCCACAAGGATCGGAGCGTGGTGACGCGCATCAACGGTCGGGAGGCCGTCGAGGTCGCTGTCTACAAGGAAGCCGACGCCAATACCGTGTCGGTGGCCCGACGGGTCAAGCAGAAGCTCGCCGAGCTCAACCAGGAGCTTTCTCAGTATTCCGGCGGTGCGCGGATGCAGATTGTGTCGGACCAGTCGCGGTTCATTCAGCAGTCGATCAACGATGTCCTGAGCACCGCTGTTACCGGTGGTCTGCTCGCCGTGATCGTGCTCTACCTCTTCCTCCGCAACTGGGGCAGCACGGCGATCATTGGGCTGGCCATCCCGATCTCCGTCGTCGTCACGTTCTTTCTGATGTACGTAAGCAAGATTTCGCTGAACATCATGTCCCTGGGAGGCCTAGCCCTGGGGATTGGGATGCTGGTGGACAATTCCATTGTCGTGCTCGAGTCCATCGACCGGCACCGGTCGCGCACGCCGGACCGCGTGAGAGCCTCGATCGAGGGCACAAGCGAGGTGGGCCGCGCGGTCATCGCTTCCACTTTGACCACCGTGTGCGTGTTCGTCCCGATCATCTTCGTCAAGGGGATTGCGGGGCAGCTCTTCTCCGACCAGGCGTTGACCGTGACCTACTCCCTCACCGCGTCGCTCTTGGTGGCCCTGACGATCATCCCGATGCTCTCTGCGCTCTCGGTAGGGCCGGGGGCTGGTGCGGAGTTGCGGCGCATCGTGGATCAGACAGAGCGACAGGGGATGGGGCTCGGCGTCCGGGAGAGGGCCCTTCCGGCAGGGCTTGCGGCTGCTGGAGCCGCGGCGGTTTGGGCCGGGCTGGTTGTTTTCTTACGCGGCGGCTTGGTTTTAGCTCTGGCCGGGCTCGTGCCCGTAAGCTTTACGGCCGTAACCATTTGGTACTGGCCGACCTTTGCGGCAACGATGGAGCGCCGCAGTCTGGTCCGCAGGCTGCGCCCCGCAGGGGTCACGGCAGCGTTCGTGTTGTGCGTTTTGTTCCTTCTGCGCGCGGCAGGGGTGGTCCGGCTGGGTTGGTCCGTAGTGACCATGGTCACCTTTCTTATGGGACTTGCAGCGGCACTGGCAGGGGGACTTCGACACGCATGGACGATCTACTCCGCAACGGCCATGCGTACCGTGTCTCGGCTGGGCGGGATTGTCCTCCGCGGCCTGGAATTCCTTCTGCGACCTGTGCAGCGCGCCTTCGACGCAAGTTTCGGCGCCGTGCGGAACACCTACCCCATGGCCCTGAACTGGGCGTTGACCCACCGGGGAAAAGTGCTGGCTCTGATCTTGGGGCTGCTCGTGGCGAGCCTTTTTGCCCTCCGCTTTGTGGGCACCGAATTGATCCCTGAGATGAGCCAGGGGGAATTCTACGCGGACGTGAAGCTGCCGGCCGGTACGCCCCTGGAGACTACGGATCGCGTGCTCCTGCGCATGGCCACCATGGCGATGGAGCTGCCCGAAATGGAAACCGTGTACACCGTCGCGGGGGCTTCGTCGAAGTCGGCCTTTGCGGCCAGCGAGGAGCGGGAGAACATCGGGCAGATCAGTTTCCGCCTGCGCCCAGGGATGCTGGGCGAGCGCGAGCTCAGGGCAATGAATCGCGTGCGCGACCTTCTCTCCAGTGTTCCTGGGGTGGAGATGAAGTTCTCGCGGCCCACGCTGTTCAGCCTGAAGACGCCCATCGAGGTGGAGATTGCGGGGTACAACCTTCAGACGCTGGAGGAGCTGGCCAAGCGAGTGGCCAACGAAATGAGCCAGGTAGAAGGACTCCGCGATATCAAGTCCAGCACCGAAGGGGGCAATCCGGAGATCCAGATCATCTTTGATCGTGACCGGCTGGCAGCCTTAGGGCTGGACATTGCCACGATCGCCAGCCAGATCCGCGGCAAGATCCAGGGGGAGGTGGCTACTTCGCTTCGGCGGCAGGATCGCAAGATCGACGTGCGCGTCCGGGCCACCGAGGAGGTCCGGGAAAGCCTCAACGCGGTAGCGAACCTCACGGTCAACGCTCCTGGCGGCACTCCGGTGCCTCTGACCGCTCTGGCCCGGATTACCGCCGAGAAGGGGCCGGCGGAGATCCGCCGCGTCGATCAGCAGCGGGTGGCGGTGGTTTCGGCCAATGTGGTGGGCCGCGATTTGGGAAGCGCCGTGCGGGAGGTTCAGGAGAGGCTTTCGCGGATCCCCCTTCCTGCGGACTTCAGCCTGAGGGTGGCCGGCCAATCAACCGAGATGGCGGTCAGCTTCGGGAGTATGCGCTTCGCCTTGCTCCTCGCGGTGTTCCTGGTCTACTTGGTAATGGCCAGCCAGTTTGAGTCCCTTATCCATCCCTTTGTGATCCTGTTCACCATCCCCTTCGGATTGATCGGGGTGGTGTGGTCGCTCCTTCTCACCGGGCAGAGTGTGAGTGTGGTGGTGCTCATTGGTGGGATCGTGCTGGCCGGGATCGTGGTGAACAACGCCATCGTGCTGATCGACTACGCCAATCAGCTGCGTGCACGAGGGGTGGGTAAGATCGAGGCGCTGAAGCAGGCGGGGCAGGTCCGGCTCCGGCCCATCCTGATGACCACCACGACTACGGTCCTTGGGCTCCTCCCGATGACGGGCATTCTGGACAAGATCCCCGTCCTCAACCTGTTGCCCCTCTCTCTGGGTGGAGGGGAGGGGGTTGAGCTCCGGGCTCCCCTGGCGATCACGGTTATGGGCGGACTGATCTTCGGGACCATCCTGACCTTGCTTGTGATTCCCACCGTTTACGCCACCCTCGACCGAAAGCCCTGA